In Girardinichthys multiradiatus isolate DD_20200921_A chromosome 10, DD_fGirMul_XY1, whole genome shotgun sequence, the sequence ATCCAGCTGGCAAAAcctaaaaattatttacatatttgtttatACTCAGAAACTAGTGCTACCCTTTTTTAAACAAACCTGCCCTCTTCATCTGTTTTTCCCATTCAGTAAGAGACTCAAAGTGTGACTACCCAGCTGCATGCAATGCTATGGAAACTCTACTAATTCACAGAGACATCCTTAGGACTCCCATGTTTGACCAGATAATTGAAATGTTGCACAATGAacaggtaaaagaaaaacagtcagATCGTACTCAGTGTCTACAATTTCCCCCACACTTATTGACACCCTTGGTAAATATTTGCCAAAATACTTTTTGCCAATAGAATAAAATCCTTTACTCTactagcataatctcacactgaaacatTTGTTTAGTAGGGAAGAAAACCCCACAGTAAGAAAGTAttgctttttacatttattttgtgccACATTTGTCGTCACCTCTAACAGTTCCTATCAAACAAATGTAACTGGTGTTAATGAAACTgtccatgattttgtttttgacaaaatTGCCAAATGTATAATTTGATTGACAGAAATCAAACTCAAAGGACTTTCTATATCAGAAAGGGAACTGAACCATTTTTAGATGGATTAATAAGTTCAGCCTCATTTCTaaccagaaaacaaaccatTTATCAAAAAAACTTAGTTATATTTAGTTAGAAGttatatttcagctttttttcataattcttttaaataaagctctcatttcaaatgaaaattaaGCATAATCTGGTTTTAAAGTGCCTATATGCTTTATTGATCAAATGTATAATATGTATGATATATTTTAAGCATTACCGTTTCCCCACAACTCTAGGTAAGTTATGTTTTGTGTGGTGTCATCAGGTGAAGATTCACTCAGGCCCACGCTTTGCTTCCTACCTGACCTTCAGTCCATCAGAAGCCAGATCCCTGCGCACAGAGTATGGTGACCTGGAGTGTTGTTTGGAGGTAGTGGACAGTGTGCAGGAGGCTGTGGAGCATATACACAAGTACGGAAGCTCCCACACGGATGTTATCATCACAGAAAACAGTAAGTGGCGGCACATTGTTTTTACTATAACAGATATTTTATGTCAGCATGACTAAACCCACACCAGTCAGCACCAGCCAGTCTGTCTTCGCTCCAAAGCTCTTCACAAAGGAATATTACTTTGTTTTCAATTAATTAACTTCCCCTTACACTTCACTTAATGAGCAGTGATGATCTGCTGTCAAGATGAgcaaagtaatttttttgttatattgtAAGGGTAATGGGGTGCAGAGCCATTTAGTTTGTTATAATAAAAGTATTCACTTCATTCAGCATTTTCCTTTTAGTTATCGAAAACAGTGCTGAATACACGTTTCTACTTTGATGAATAACTGACAGTGGAGGATGAattgctgccatctagtggccGAGAAAGCTTCTTCAATTCAACTAAAGTTTGTATCACTGCTGTCAGAATAGTGAATAAAAGTGAATAAAAGTGATAATCTTAATAAATTAGACCATCAGTCAAGAATTGTAATTCATATGATGTGGATTCAATCAACAGAGCAGTATATTTtaggtgtttatttctgttatttttaatgATTCTGGATGAgagggaataaaaaaacaaaatttgctTTTTCTGAGAAATtcagaatattacataataCCAATGAAAATTCATTTTTATGCAGAATAGTTATTTCAATAAAAAGTATGCTCATGTGCTGTACAGTACATGCACTCAACACTTGGTCAAGGCTCCCTATGCATAGATTACTGCATTAATAGCCTGTGTCTCTGACCCAAACTCCATACAATCTTTATTGTGTTTGCTGACTAATAAGGCACAGTGTTACCATGTTCATTAAACAAGATTTTGGTGCGTTTGGCAGTGTGCATGGGTGACaattcctgctggaaaatgaagtcAGCATCTCCAtcaagcttgtcagcagaaggaaacatgaagtgctctaaaatttccttGTAGACATCCGCACTGACTTTGGACTATCTTCGCTTTTCGTCCACGCTTTGGGACTCTGATTTCCAAATTGAATGAAAAATTAACTTTCTTCTGAAAAGAGGACATTGGATGACTTAGCAGCAGTATAGTCCTTTTTCACCTTGACTTCAGCTTCAGTCCACACCTTGTGAAGGTCTCCCAAACCCTTTACCttcaaggctgtggttatcaCTGATGCCTGTGCACACTTTTGGCTTCCACTAAACGTCCCATTTATATGCTTGAATACAGAACTCAGTGAGTAAGCTTCTTTAAAAATTATCTTTTGTGGTTTACCCTACTTTATtagggtgtcagtgactgtctgttggaagctgtcaagtcagcagtcttcagcATCATTGTTCAGGCCATAACATAAAATTGTTGAATACAGATTGAGTGATTTAGTTTGTTAATCAAAATTAAACCAACTACATCACTCTGTTTATACAATTTactagttttaattttttatttcaattactaaaataaataaacatttgaagaatattccaatttattgagatgcacctataCTTGActgataaagataattaactcATGAAGAACTGATGTCTACATGATTGTTGTCATGCACAGCCTGTGtgtttcccttgattacctagtctctctgttcattggttcaccctgcatttctgtttgtatttaagctctTTAGTTGTCATTGTTTGTCACTGGTTCCTGTGTTGACATCCTGTTTAGCACACTGTTATGTCTAGTCTTTCTACTCTGTGTTCTGGCCtgggcctggttctggttctgtttctaGATGCTCCTGGTTTCCTGTCAGCCATGTCCTATTTCAAACCTGCCTGGTCTGTGAGTGAGGATCATTAAATTATACTTACTTTCACATACCTTGTTCCTGGAATCTTCTCTGCACGTCGGTCCTACTACAACACCACATCAAGGCATCAATATATCAAATAAATTATGTTACTGTTACGAGATACTTCCAGCAAACATGCATATATGCTGACAGATAAGTCAATAGGCAGATTATGAATCAAAATCATTAGAAGAAAATAATATCTTTGGCTTTTATGCAAGACTTGTACAAAATACCATTAAAAGTTGTATTCAATTTCACAGTTCTTGCTGCTTATTTGCAtctaaataacctgtttgtattaaaaactcaTTCGCTGGAGGAATAGGGTTTAGTTTTAGAGTTATTCTCAATGATCAATCCAGAATATTTCAGGTGGATCTTCTCATGATTCCTGAGTGTTCCTGTATGCATGTTAGAAAATACTGTTCCTCTGTTTCCAAAATCATCGAAGGATAACTTCACAGTCCATTTATGCATTATTTTATCAGAAATGTTTATGGTATTTTCAGCTCAGAAGTTAAATCAGGGGAGTAGGGTTGTTTCAGTGAATGTTCTTTCTTTTCCAGAGGAGACAGCTGAACAGTTTCTGCAGCAGCTGGACAGCGCTTGTGTTTTCTGGAATACCAGTTCACGTTTTGCTGATGGATATCGATTTGGACTTGGTTagtatcttttttattttcacagagTCCAGTGGTTTCCAATTAGAAGGCTCACTTGGAAATCATAGGCAAGATGGTCTACTTagtgtattttctttaaattaagcagactttctttcatttcttttaaattgtcACTCAGCACtaattttctgcattttattaAGCTCTTTGGACAATGTCCATCATTGTAGTTCAAGAATTGTTTTGTTAAACCTGTTTCTTTTGTCTAAACCTGGAATATTGAACATTTGAGCATAAGATTAAATGCTAGAAGGTTAATAAAAGTATTtcacctgttttaaaatgggcGCGgcactgatggtgtaggggcgaaAGCACAcaaccatatacagaggctacagtcctcgaatggcagctgtcccaggtttgagtcccggacccggcgacatttaccgaatgtctccccctctctctacccctctttcctgtctacctactgtcaaaaatggaaaaataaatgccactagtgccaaaaaaatatctttaaaaaatatatatatatatatatctttaaaatgaaaaaatgtgttgtttttacaaGGTGCATAATTAAGGATTGTCTTTTTgacttcagctttatttatttattattaaatgacAGTGAGcaattttgaaatgtatttttgtacatttgagGTGGTCTTTGAATCATGTAAAGACTAGAATAGTTTTTATTATGTCCTGATACCTAAAACTCTACTGACAGGTAATATTTTTCTTCTGCAACTGTCAtgagattttatttaatactgttgtttttttgtttgtttgtttgtttttacggTGTACAGGAGCAGAGGTTGGCATTAGCACAGCCCGTATTCATGCCCGGGGCCCTGTTGGTCTTGAGGGACTGCTCACCACCAAGTGGGTCCTGAGAGGTGAGGGACACACGGTGGCTGATTTCTCTGAGAACGGCAGCATGAAGTACCTCCACGAAAACCTCCCTGTTGCCTAAATTATAACAGTATATAGGACAGCATTCATCTTAACTTTGTTTTTGGGTCCTGTCTCCAAAGCTTTGATTGATATTTAATTATCAGCTACACCGAAAAGATTTTTCTATTCACATAAGTGTTTCATTCAAGGACTAAGAgtttacaaatgttttataaCTTTCTGCTAATTCCATGACACTCGACATATAATTTGTTTAAATGACCAAAGATGCCTTCACAATAATGCATTTTGGAGGAGAAGGTCTGACTTTCCACCACTTTTTTCACACTGTCTGTCATTAAATCCTCTTAAACATGTACTGATTTTAGGTCTGTTGGGattactgaaattatttatattttctggATGACAAAGAACTGTGAACCTCCATGAGTCTGGCTAATCCCTGGATTTCCAGATGGCTGAAGGTTCCACTGTTATCTGTTCAAGCAATAATAAACCAGACATTATACTGTTAAGGAAGGAGAGGGGTAATGTCCCAGAGTTTGAcatgttttggtgtgaaatAAGTGTATCCACTCCAGAACGAAAGCTGGGAAGCTTGCAaacctgaataaaaaaacagcctcACTGTAAAATATGGGAGAGGTAGCAGCATGTTGTGGGGTGTTTTGCTATAAGAGGGACTGGTTCACTTCAAAAGAAAATGGCATTATGATGAATGCACATTGTGTGGCAAGACATCAACTGGAAGTTAAAGCTTGTTCACAAATCTGTCTTTCAAATGAGTAATGTCCCTAATACCACTAAATTAGTTAATTAGTTAGTAAGTGGCTTAAAGACAATGAATGTATTGGCCTGACCATTGCAAACCCTGATCTTAGTACTATAAAAAATTTGTggacagagctgaaaaggtgagTGTGAGCAAGGCGGCCTTAAACCTGACTCAGGCGGACCACTTCTTACAGGAATCTACCAACATTTCAACAAACTACTGGGAGAAGCTTCTGAAAAATTACTAAAATCATTAAACCCAAGAAATGCATTAAAGACATTAATCAAGACAGTAATCTGAAATAATTTGGATAATttataaaacaggaaacatttagtCCAGTTTACTGTCAAACTTTGAAGAAAAAGGTGATTTTatacaggaaaataaattatatggTTTTAAATGTACGTCTTCATACAATATTCTTTCACTTGCTTTGTTGCTGCTTTAAAAATCCATGTTTCCACATTTCAGAAGTATTTTTAGAAAAACTAGGTCCAGGGTTATTTTAGCTATGAAAAGTTCAGTCTGACTTAACCAGTGCAAAGTGattgtttttacacatctttgttTTAACTtacaattttaaatgaaataatgtgACAAGATCCCAAACTGGACAGACAAATTGGCCTTTTACGGTAATTATGCTTTTTTCACatcctttgtttatttatttattattgctgCCAGCTGTGCCCATTTTTGAGTGTTTTGTTGCTTTCCTGCTTGTTACTTGTCATGCCCAAAGCCTCTGTCAGAGTTGGGAATGCTAACTGACAAGCCCTCTCTTTAAAGCTGCAGGGCTGAATGAGACTGCTGGTAAATGAAGCTCTGTAGTGCTGCAGCTTCTGAGCTCCTTTCTGATGTCTTCGCAATGCATGTTCaaggtttggtttttggttctttAATGAGAGTAATGTAGAATAAAAAAAGTTAAGGAAGAATATTTGGGGTTTCTTTTTCCCAATTTCTTTGATTTCCTTTTGTTCTTGCTGTTGAAATGTTGAGGATTTTTTACATGTATGCTCATCGCTGTCCTGGCTCTAGTCTTTCTACttttacaaagaacacaaattaACGCAAAGGAGGGGGAAGAGAAGTCATGCTGATCAGAAAAACAGATGTCTAAAAGGGGGCCTTTTTAAAGTTGCCCATAGGGAAATTTGCGTTGCTGGAAGTGGGGCAAGGAAGATGGAAGACAATACTATAGAGGTTTAATTATCCAGCCATCAGAAATGAAAAGAGAGACGAAGAGAACTGAGACTAATAATGGAATCATAGACTTATGTTCTGGGTTTCTTCTGCTTCCCCCCCATCTTTCCCTCTTTTCTATCATCTAAAGAATTCATTCTCCAAAACGCACTACTTACCCTTCAATCAGCTTCCTGTCATAAGTCCAAAGGGTTCAGAGATAAAGATGGAGAGAAAACTCGGATCTCACTTTTTTGGTCCTTTTTATGTGCGAAGCGATTGAAAATATCATCTAAATGATTGGTGGTAGAATAGGAACAATACAGGAACAATGAGGATTTGTTCTTTGGTGTATTGTGTTTTATACAGTTTTATGTCATCTTATCTAATGTAATAAAgttagctgcagttacagctgatGCAGTTTAGTTTTCAGCATAAAACcctgtaatttattttgaaatggaataaaaaaaataaattacttttctttatcAGCCGCGGTCCTCAGATTCTAcaagatttctttttaaagtctTGCCATGATTGTATTAAGTAAAAtctgctgaaaatgaaaaaaaagtatCAACTTCTTATACGCCGGATGTAAGAAGTGTGCGCCAAAAAAACTGTGATGTAAAAACATCACACAGAACATGATAAATAAACGCAAAACTTTTCCTGCCTTTACTGTAAAATGTCCTGTGCAATTGAAACTGACAActtaacaaaacaaatctgttaaaagggaaaatttaaaagttaaaactgTTGTTAAATGTTGCAGCATGGTCGCAGAGATGTGTACAACCTTAAAtgaatactttgttgaagcaaCGTTTCGATTTCTGATTTCAGCATTCATTGTTCTTAAGTTTACATCTGCCATGAATAATAGTCAGTCTGATTAACTGGTATTAAAGTTCAGCATTTGCAACCTTTAGCTAAAGCAACAGTTTGCAGGAAGGTTACAAAACATCAAAGGATCTGATTTACGAAGGTATCAGACAGGAAAAGGATACCAAAAAGCGACCTCATTACATACAGTATATACCTAACACAGTAAAGTTCTGGAATGCCCTGCTTGTGTACTACTTCTGCAAGAATCTCTACTATTCTTAATTTAATTATCAGTGGGGTTGTGAAAAAGAAGCATCATGGGGCAAAGTTTTAATCTGATGAAAGCAAAAGTTTACTTTTGagcaattattaaaatgttttttggcactgcaacaacactgcacatcaccagaAGAATACCATAACCACAGTGaaacagggtggtggcagcatcatgctgtggggaggcttttttttttaacagggaTAGGTAAACTTGTCAGAATCGATGGGAAGATGAATAGTGCTAAACCtgaatggaagaaaacctgttggaggctttAAATGACTTGAAAGCAGGGCGGAGGTTCACCATGCAGCTGGAAGCATCTCGAAACATTCGACCACAGCTTCAATGAAATAgggctttatttttcttcagatgAAACTGGGACAAATACCTGCCAGGCTTCATCCAGAATTTGCTAGAAATCAAAGGTTTTCACCTTTCAACCTTACAGTGACCCAAATGGAAATATAATTACTTTCTTTACCTTAGGAAAATTAAGGTTGTGAAGTGGCTTAGTCAGAGTCCACACATAAATCTGAGACAAAGTGTGTGGGTTCACCTGAAGAGGGCTAAAGACAAGAGATGTCTGCACTATCTGATAGAGCTTTCAGCAGGTAGAGAGGGCAAACTGTACCAATATTTTGGATGCTGATAGACGTCTACCAAAGACagaattttgaaaacaaatcagaaaGGTTTCTTGAGAAATGATTAGTTATTGGTACGCACACATATGCTACCAGTGTTTCTACATGATACGTGTCAAACATGCACCCTTTTTATATCATCTTAATTCTATTGTGTAATTTTACTCCAAATAAGCATAACTTTTAGGAGTCTTAAAGTAGTTTTGCTATTATTGTTTGTAAAGGACATTTGTCTTTaatgttttgtgaagtttttaatgttaaacttCAAATACaggtaattttaaaaatatttccaattCTGGAATGCTTTTCCCAATTAATTTAATCAATATCAGAAACCACTGCCCCATATCTGCTTAAACAACCTCACAGTTTCGTTTCAGGACGTTCTTTGTCACTTCTAACTATCAGTTCCCCCAGACTGCCGCACAGCCATTCCCCTGCTGAACCCTGTTGATGTTTTGTTGTCCACTGGGCATTGTTGTTCGCAGATGTAAAAAAAGATGACGGGCAAATCACTGCACTCCTTTAATTGAACATAACTGAAGGCCAAAACTCATATTACTTGTTTAGCTTGATCTTAAGGCTCTCAAATGCTTTCCATGCTGGGTTTCAAATTTTTGTATCAATATTTAATGGTCAACGTTATTTATTCATGTGTATCTTCTCCAATTACGTAGCGTCTAATTAACAATTtcaataattgataattatttcTGAAAGGGCTCAGTATCTGGGTGTGATGAAAAATGCATGAGCAGAGAATGTGGACgggggttttgttttttgttctgagAGAGCTTGATGCTCGGGGCTAATAACAGGCCACTTTGACTCCGGCTCTTTGAGTTGGCACTGGTCTTGTGATGTTGATCTAACATGGGCATCTTTCATGGACCCGGAGCGCTCACTCTGTACCATGTGATCTCATAAAGACTCCAACATGCCCATCCTCAGATACTGTTCTTTTTGTCTTTAACAGCAGACTTCAAAGAACACACTTATGTTTCCTTGATAATTTCCCTCTGTGTCTGTGTAATGACCTTATAGAAAACTGCAAACTCTTGGTCTTGCAAGGACCTCAATGGATACTCTTCATGTCTGTATCTATGTTGGTATCTAAAGTTTAAAAGAAGAGATCATCTTATAGTGACAGCTGTGCCAGTGAACAACAAATCAAAAATCGCTTTTGCTGATTTTCATCAAGTTTTCATTTATTGTGATTTCATTAAGACAGAAGGTTCAGGACCTGCAGGCAAAATCTTTTTTGTGGTGGGACAACCAATATTATCTATGAGCTTTGTTTGAGCACTGAGTTGGAGAAGAGGTTCAATGCAAAGTGACCAAACAAAGCCACAAACCCACATCAGACAGACCAAACCTCCATCAACAAAGTGTTTGATTGCAGGTTTGAAGACCACACAGTTGAGACCAAGCTCCAACAGAGCTGGCACCAGAGAAACAAGAGGGTGAAGGTTTAAAGAGAGGGGTTCAATAggggtaaaaaagaaaatgtagctATAAATCAGTTGTTCTCAGTGACACGTCTCAGAGAGCCAAAAGTAGCGCTGGTGCTTCCCCACTCGCTGTGCCTTCTGTACTCTCCTGGACGCAAGAAGTACTGGCGCCCCCTGTAGTTGGTGTGTTCATGCAGCATCCAGAAGCCCTCCATGACGTTGACAGAGGAGATGTCACGGGTGTGGAAGCGCTCGTGGAGATCTGGGCAGTCTTCCACCAGCTCCAGATTTTGTCCCGCAAAGTCAGAACGCTCAAAGATCTTCATCCTGTAGTTTCCTTTGTACTACAGAGGAAAGTGTGTAACAGTGTTAGTGCAGCACGTTTAGAGAAAACCTTGCAGCAAGCAGGACAGAACATCATCTAAAAACTCACAGGAGGCACCATGCGGCATGAGCGGATGCAGTCGTTGAAGCCGGCCCAACGCTGGTAGTCGGGATATTCTCCCTTGTGCAGCATATACTGGTATCCAGAATAGTTGGGCTTCTCGTAGGCCACCCAACAGCCGCTGTCAACCTTTATGGAGTTGCAGCGGCTAAAGAAGCTTTGCATCTCGGGGCAGTCACTGCTACACTCATAGTGACGGCCCTGGAAGTTCCTGTCTTCATAGAAGATAATCTGCATTTGAAAGATGGTTGGACATGACAGTATCACCACAGAGCTATTTCAGTCAAAAATGCAACCTCTCTCCAAGCTGCCTCTGGCCGTTCATAAATTGCAAATAAACTTGGCATCCCAGCTTGGAGTGAAACTCAGCAAGGTTAATAAAAAGCCTTTCAGTGATCTGCTCTGTCCAGCCCAATAAGTGTTAGTACTGTAGCTTAAAAATACGGTAgcatttcaataaattagaagcTCACCAAAtaacttatttatttcagtaatttgaaGGGTGAGAGGTCTGGAATCAAGGTTGATTTGAGgggccatgtcatctgctgcttTTGGTCCACTGCATTTCATCAAGTGCAAGGTCAGTGCAGCTGTCTACCAGGACGTTTTAGTGGCCTTGATGCTTCTCTATGCTGACAAGCTTCATGAAGAGGCTGATTTCCTTTGCATGTGGGACTTTGCAACTGCAgccactgccaaaagtaccagtACCTGCTTTAACGGAGGCATtgccaagaggaagatgagagacaccagaccaaCAATGCAGAGGAGCTGAAGGCTATGAAAGCAGCCTGGGcctcctgaacacctcagcagagccacaggctaaACACCGTCATGCCGTGCCGCACTGATGCAGTATTTCGTACAAAAAGATGCTGACCAAAAACTCACTGTGTATACTGTAAAGTAAATGGACATTTTTTAAGTAGACTGACATAACCatattaaaaatccttttaattttttttatttttatttcctgtaaGTCATAATTATCCAAATTTCTCTACACTGAATAATTTTTAAGATGATACTATTCAGAGCCAAGTTCGGAGCCAAAAAAATCTGGTTTATTCTtgaaagtttttcttaactatGAGTGGTTAAGTTTAGAAAAGATTGGTGTATAAGTGTAgtgtataaaaaaacaatgtgcCTGAAGGaaagctaaataaaaaattcaGTAAGATGCAGTTAGAGGgagaataaaaatctaattctGAGTCTAAACTAAGACAATTATAAGTTGTGTCACCCTTAAAGTAGTCATAGATATTTTGTTCATTGTTTTAACAATTTATATTGTATTCTTTTTCTATTCATTGATACTTTGCATTGCAATTATTCCTATTCCATTTTCACAGAAACTACAAACTACAAATCAAGTATTTGCATTTAAGTAACTAAAATGAACTTAAAATGTCAAACTTACCTTGCCCATTTTGACTTAGTTCAGTTAAGTTCAGACCAGATCGGGTGCAAAGCCACTGTCCGGTCCTCTTTATAGATCCTGATgggatcagggctttgtgagcCTGACACAAAGCTTTGTTGTGTCAGCACAGTGCACTCTATACAAGGTAGAACACTATAGGAATGgtgagctgcagcagctgctttGTCTCTGTCAAAGCTCTGTCTGTCTATAGAAAAATACTGAACAACTGCATTTTTTCCCTGAGGCCTTCAATAAGAGTTGCAGCATCTGCCTTTACTTGCATGAATGCCAGAAACGCatgattttgtacatttttatattgCGTAGACTTCTTCAAATAATCCCACAAAAGAAAGGACATTGTTTTAAAGGTAAATGTTTATTGTTCATTTGATGATTGCATAGGTGGAGTTTTACATGCTAGTCCTCATCCTCCTGAAAGAGCCCACCATGGGGTTGAAGCAGCCCCAGTCACCGCAGGACCTGTACTCCCCGGGGCGCAGGAAGTACTGCCGCCCCCTGTAGTTGGGGTGCTCGTAGAAGATCCAGTAGCCCTCCATGACGTTGCAGGAGTAGATGTCTCG encodes:
- the crygmx gene encoding crystallin, gamma MX produces the protein MGKIIFYEDRNFQGRHYECSSDCPEMQSFFSRCNSIKVDSGCWVAYEKPNYSGYQYMLHKGEYPDYQRWAGFNDCIRSCRMVPPYKGNYRMKIFERSDFAGQNLELVEDCPDLHERFHTRDISSVNVMEGFWMLHEHTNYRGRQYFLRPGEYRRHSEWGSTSATFGSLRRVTENN